GAAAGATCCATTAAAATTCTATATCAATTTGAGACTATTTTATGTGCGGTTTGTAAGGTCAGGTGAAACTGTGACTCTTATGCTTTGAACATGTTTGAGAAAGTTACAGGTTTCCAGTTGCATGTTGAGCTATGTACAGTCTTAGAAGAAATATTCTGTTATTTTTTCCCTCTTGTACTGGTTTTATTCATATGGTGTTGTTTTGACAAGTAGTCTAATGCATATTGGCATGTCTCAGGTCGGTAATATGAGAAAAACCATTAGGTAAGCACAGTCGGGAATAGCCGTGACAGTCGTGTCATCGTTTCTAGATAGGACTGTGCACTCAATGTCTGCAGGGCATGAATGGACTGCTTTACTTGTCCGGACGTGCAGTGTACTGGGAACAcaaggcatttgtgtgtgtgtgtgtgtgtgtgtgtgtgtgtgtgtgtgtgtgtgtgtgtgtgtgtgtgtgtgtgtgtgtgtgtgtgtgtgtgtgtgtgtgtgtgtgtgtgtttgtgtgtgcatgaatgtgaatgtgtgtgtgtgtgctcgcgtgttcatgtgtgcatgtgtgtgttccatgttccATATGTTCCACCATCTATTGTTCCACCAGACAGAGACTGTGCATTAAGTCTGGTCTGCAACAGACTGAGTGGTGGACTTGTGATGTATAAGAATAGGCTGGAGAGGTTGACGTCACTAAGCAGCTGTAGCAGgggctatgagtgtgtgtgtgtgtgtgtgtgtgtgtgtgtgtgtgtgtgtgtgtgtgtgtgtgtgtgtgtgtgtgtgtgtgtgtgtgtgtgtgtatatatgtgtgcatgcgtgtatgcgtatatatgtgcatgtgtgtgtgtgcgcatgcgtgcgtgtgtgtacatccgtgtgtttgtgtgtacgtatgtgtgtgtgtgtgtgtgcgcgtgagtgtatgagtgtatgcgTGCATTCTTGTGTGTGCGAGTACGtccgtgttatgtgtgtgtgtgtgtgtctgtatgtgcgtgtgagtgtatgcatatatatgtgcatgcgtgtgtgtgcgtgtgtgtgcgcatgcgtgcgtgtgtgtacatccgtgtgtttgtgtgtacgtatgtgtgtgtgtatgtgcgcgtgagtgtatgcgtgcattcgtgtttgtgcgagtgcgtccgtgttatgtgtgtgtatgtgtgtgttcgttagGGGGCATGAACACTGAGTTAAGGGTTAAGCCGCGGTGCAGAGGTCAAGTGGTGGCAATGGGGACATTCTCATGACATCGTCATTGACACAATGGGTTGGATTGTCCTCCAGTTCTGCTGCAGGGACATGGCAGCAGTGAGAACGAAtggcaagacacagacacacacacacacacacacacacacacacacacacacacacacacacacacacacacacacacacacacacacacacacacacacacagacacacacacacacacgtgtgcacgcacgcacacacacacacacacgcacgcacacacacacacacacacacacacacacaaacactgtgcaCTATGCACATGAAATCTAAGAATTCAAATAGACAAAAGAATAAAGATTATTCACATTACCATTCATCAAGCATACGTATagacacccctccccctccaccaccactaccctctTCGCCACGCCAACCCCCTGGCCTGACCCctcacacgcacgtgtgcacagtCTGTTCTGATTGCTGATAATTTCATTCAGCTGCGTCAGTCAGTGTGCGCTTCTCTTTCGGCGGCGGGGTGCTGCGCGTTCTGTTAATTGGTGGGGCTGACACGGCCTGATTAGTTCCCTCCCCTCTCcgactgttgctgctgctgctgctgcagtggccGCAGGCTgtgacgcatgtgtgtgtcttttgcgtgtgtgcgtgtgcatgtgtgtgtgcatgtgcgtgtgtgtatgtgtgcattcatgACAGCCTGCAGGCTCTCACATTTGTGAAAATCCGCAATCCTGATCTGCACGGATTTTGCAGATGAGCAAGGTGTGTAGGGATCATCtcactgtatgtagcctatgtgtgtgtgtgtgtgtgtgtgtgtgtgtgtgtgtgtgtgtgtatgcgtgcgtgcgtgcgtatgtgtgtgtgtaggatggtggtggggaggggtTCAGTGCAAGGGAAGAAGGGAATGTGCAGTATAAAGTGAGTTTgttcagcaagagagagagagagaagagagggagagagcgagagagagagagagagagaagagagggagagagcgagagagagagagaagagagggagagagcgagagagagagagagagagaagagagggagagagcgagagagagagagagaaagaaaagagagggagagagaatggaacATGTGTCTGGTTGGGTGTATATCAAGTCAGGGTTTTGTCATTAGCACTACTCGGTCGAGTCATTTTTCTTTCACACATGCTCGAATTCAGTACCATTCTGTcctttccatgtgtgtgtatgttcttgcAAAGGGCCGCTGTCAGCCTTCacttggcccgggacaaaatcatcttaaGGGGCAGATCCGTCAGTATATACAacgtaatgaggaaccaattctgggccccgcttctccttgggcccgggacgacatgtcgacttccctggtccttgcgctctcacacacacacacacctaatgatcTCTTTGCCACACTGCTTCATCTTTTTGTAGCTGTAGGTGTGATGAGCAGTCGTCAGCACAGAAGAAagctgacaccacacacacacacacacgcacgcgcgcgcacacacacacacacacacacacacacacacacacacacacacacacacacacacacacacacacacacacacacacacacacacacacacacacacacacacacacacacacacacacacacacacacacacacacacacacaggccccacaGCGACATATGACCATCACGTAGCACTAATAACGCTCTGCCTCtcccttttgttctctctctctctctctctctctctctctctctctctctctctctctctctctctctctctatctcctactctctctctctctctaactctctctctccctctctctctctctctatctcctactctctctctctctctctctctctctccccctctatctctctctctctctctctctctctctctctctctctctctctctctctctctctctctctctctctctctctctctctctctctctcccacatcccttctctcactctcattttttttctgtcagcagctgtgtatgtgtgtataccaCAGAGATAGCAAGAGGTGAGAGATAAGGAGTGCATGCCTGTTCCTGTGTACAAAGATTTTAGTCTGGGTGTGGTAAACCGGTTAAGTAGAGAACACAGTGTGGTATTAATGAGATACAGTACTGCTCCATGTGGTACTTACAGcatgtgaaaaatgaaaaatattattacgtgtaataataaagaaacctatgcatggtgcgactttttctcatttttcagttttacaatattttggtcagaacttgttgggtgaagcctgctccaacctttataaaTTATTTACAGTATGTGGTAACGACAGGTTTGCAAGTTATTCAAATAACCTACTTTGGTATTAGTCAGGCCAGACCAGTCTAGCATGATTTCTAACAGCCATAGCTGACATTGCTGACTTTGCTGACATAGCTTCGACTAGCCTCGTTTCGGACTCGAGTCACAGCCGGTTTACATTATAACCATAGAACCTCTCTCCTCGAGTCTTCTGATCGCCTTCTGATTTTAGTCTGGGTGTGGTAAACCGGTTAAGTAGAGAACACAGTGTGGTTTTAATGAGATACAGTACTGCTCCATGTGGTATGTACAGCATGTGGTAAGGACAGGTTTGTCGAGTTATTCGAATAACCTACTTTGGTATTTGTCAGACCAGACCAGTCTAGCATGATTTCTAACATAGCTGCCATAGTTGATATTGAGTGGACGAACGGGATTGCACACAGTAGCTTCGAATAGCCTCGTCTCGGACTCGAGTCACAGCCGGTTTACATTACAACCATAGAACCTCTCTCCTCGAGTATTCTGATCACCTTCTGATTGAACAACCGCGTTATATTTGTGATAAGGGGATTGTAAAAAGAACGGATTGGGATTTTCTTCGCCTCTTGTGTGCTCGGAAAACGCCATCTCTTTCACGCTAGCAGGGTCTGGCCCCAAAAAGCAAGCCATCATGATGGACGGGAGGATTTACGTGGGGAACCTACCCATGGACGTGCAGGAGAGGGACATTGAGGACCTCTTCTACAACTATGGAAAAATCCGAGATATCGAGTTGAAGAACATCAGAGGCACCATCCCCTTTGCCTTTGTGCACTTTGAGGACCCACGGGATGTGGAGGACGCCGTCTATGGAATGAATGGATATGGATTTGGAGACCGTAAGCTGCGTGTGGAATACCCCTGCTCGTCCGGATCCAAGTTTAGTGGACCCATGATGGGAGGGGAACCAAGAGGACGGTTCGGACCCCCATCTCGGAGGTCCAAGTTCCGGGTGATAGTGACTGGTCTTCCTCCTACAGGCAGCTGGCAGGACCTGAAAGACCACATGCGTGAGGCCGGAGACGTGTGCTTCGCAGATGTGCAGCGTGACggcgagggggagggagagggcgtGGTGGAGTTTCTGCGAAGGGAAGACATGGACTACGCCCTGAGGCTCCTCGACGGGACAGAGTTCCGCTCTCACCAGGGTGAGACTGCCTATATCCGCGTGATGGAGGAAAGGGGGTCCAGCTGGGGCCGGTGCCGGTGCCGCACCCGCTCCAGATCCAGCGGGTGCTACTCTCCCCCTTACCAAAGCAGCAGTCGCCCGTCCCCCCCTCCACGCTACAACTCGCCCCCACGCCGCATGTCCCGCCATTGCCCCCCCAGCCGCCGGCTCTACTCACAGCACCAGAGCCCCCCGCCGCGCCACTACCGGTAAACCagccatccccctcttctctcctccccaccttctcctcttctgGTGAGGTAAAGATGCGGACCAGCCCTGACCCACGTTTGATTTTTGTTGGTttaatttttctttcttttttgtttttagacAAAAACCTTTCAAATCAAGGCCGTAAATGTACGAAATTCATTTTTCTttcaaatgtatgtatgtatgtatgtatgtatgtatgtatgtatgtatgtatgtatgtatgtatgtatgtatatatgtatgtatgctattagggttgtgccgatagacgatatcatcgtccatcggcgatggacagctggcatcacgatggacggcaaacatcgtgatgccaaggaatcttgtacttgtgtattttttaagccgctgctatagtaatcattacggtacttgacatcacattaccgtaaaatccgtagtagtagcagcggttttcaagacaagttgtgaacacaagccccagtgaattatataactacgaaaaaaaccacaatggaattaaaaaaaaaacttgtgaactaagcccaactattgtttgctgcagatgtatgtaagtaggcctaagtgatatcgttcatttatttctgtgacctaagtTGTCGACTACAAAGGGGACTCTTTACGCATTAGCTGGGTCCTCCGGTGTAACATGACGATAAGCAACACGttcggcaattgcgacagtttaacatttcatgtttaacggttcacctcaaaatgtttaatcgctattcgcggtggagatgtcttgtgaagcagcCACTCAAGAGTGTACACTTCTGATAAGCCCACTGTCAATTAGGAATTGTAGAACTATCCATTGCTCAACTCCATTGATGAGGGGGAAAAAGTCTCgatatgacctaaaacaaaacattccgtattctagtgctaggaattgacaaagtcggggctaaaatccattgcaaagcctctcgagagggcacgcaatcacgcatgggttctcatctctttcccatttctggtgagcgagaggggctaaagttatagcctactagcctgtgcaaaaacgcagcgcatacgtcgtcttaaaatagttacacagataaataactcacagatgtaacaaatttattgacaagtctcccaaaaacgccacgcaatgaacttctggtaaagtagcaagcactgggcttgcaggtgacacgggaggagagacgagaagggcgagggggaggggtcagcgggggatctctgcatctcagcgaccatctcacaaagcagctgagcaagaacgctgaggaggtttttaaaaaaatcccccagaatgtaataataatattaacatatttcacttactcttaaattaaataataacttagctgaagatgaataatacaaataaatacaaaatatatcataatatttttttattattacacccgccccccccccccccccccccccccccaccaacacgatgtcatcgtccatcgcatcgtctcactgtaaacatcgtcagctgtcaattagggggacatcgcccaagcctataggctatgtatgtatgtatgtatgtatgtatgtatgtatgtatgtatgtatgtatgtatgtatgtatgtatgtatgtatgtatgtatgtatgacctCCATTTTGTAAACCATGGGAGCTTTTTGCCAATATAGCATACCACTGGAAGCCTGAACATGCCTGGGTGTGGTGGATGtagtgggtttttttgtgtgtattgggCGCACAACGTGTGAACTATCCCATCTATAATAGCTATCATCTGAAGTCGGCCATATCAATTTTTGAATGCTTCTCCCTACCTATTTGTCTGCTTAAATAATGATAGGACAACAGTGTCCTTGGATGGTTTTCTGGTACATCACTATTCTCGGTCATACACAtctttttttggtttggtttttggtttcattttgttttgttttaaattaaAAGGATAATCGTTTTAACTTGTTTATTCATTTGTGTACCCTTTGGTGCCTGTATGCAATGAATGTTCTATGTTGTTTGTTGTTCAATTAGAAAGATtgaattaaatttaaaaaaaagaatttagTCTGAATGTGGATACAGAAGCTGTACACTGTATCTATCTAAAACGATTCATATGCAACACAGTGCTCTttaaaaacatactgtatataatagcTCTATAAGTGCTACAGtaatgtgtacctgtgtgtgtgtgtgtgtgtgtgtgtgtgtgtgtgtgtgtgtgtgtgtgtgtgtgtgtgtgtgtgtgtgtgtgtgtgtgtgtgtgtgtgtgtgtgagtgtgtgtgtgtgtgtgtgtgtgtgtttgcatgtgcgtttgcgcgcgcgtgtgtgtgtgtgtgtgtgtgtgtatgaatgcgcatgagtgtgtgcattcttgtgtgtgtgtgtgtgtgtgcgcgcgcgcacgtgtgtgtttgtgcgcatctctgtccgtgtgagtgtgtatgtctgtgtcaatGCCTTTGTGCTTGAGTGCGCTGACTCGGTGGAAGCTTGCCCTCTAGTGTGCAGTAACCAAGAGCAACAAGCAACGACTCACCTTCGAGACAATGcaacctgtgtgtctgtctgcgaaaattagggtgtgtgtgtgtgtgtgtgtgtgtgtgtgtgtgtgtgtgtgtgtgtgtgtgtgtgtgtgtgtgtgtgtgtgtgtgtgtgtgtgtgtgtgtgtgtgtgtgtgtgtgtgtgtgtgtgtgtgtgtgtgtgtgtgtgtgtgtgtgtgtgtgtgtttctgttttacTTCATTGTGTAACAGTAGCACAGACACTGAACCTTCTGAACATTTATACAACAAATGTTCCCCcaacagtactctctctctctctctctctctctctctctctctctctctctctctctctctctctctctctctctctccctctctctctccatttctatgTACTGTGCTTTTCTCTATTGTCCTCCGCACTACAATAAGATCCTTCTTTGCATGACTCTATAGTCTTTCTCCTCTACATGACAatcactctttcttttctccacAGAATGAAGCCCTAATAAGAGTGTTTTTCTTTGGAATTAGATTCAACTGAATCTCAAAATAATGACAGTGAGCCAGAATGTTGAAAAATATTCATGAACTGACTTGATTAGAGAATCAACTCTTTTGTGATTCCGGCTTGTATCCCTGGTTCATGTTTAGAGCCATTACTTTTtctactgagacacacacacacggacacacacacgcacacatgcacacacggacacactgacATATACGGCACCTTGACAAATAGTCTCACTTCCACACTCTCTGACCCCCTTGTGACAGGCAGCccttaacatgcacacacacacgcacaacacacacacacacacacacacacacacacacacacacacacacacacacacacacacacacacacacacacacacacacacacacacacacacacacacacacacacacacacacacacacacacacacacacacacacacacacattttggtctCACAAGGTGACACAGACTGTGGATGAGCAGTGTGGTGATGGCATGTTGACAGCTCAGAGCATGCATGTGGCAAGGgatgcatgtctctctgtctgtctctctctctctctctctcgctctctcactttgtgtgtgtgtgtgtgtgtgtgtgtgtgtgtgtgtgtgtgtgtgtgtgtgtgtgtgtgtgtgtgtgtgtgtgtgtgtgtgtgtgtgtgtgtgtgtgtgtgtgtgtgtgtgtgtgtgtgtgtgtgcacgttgaaGTCATGAGGTTGAGTGGGGTGGAATGGCGTTGCGTGTCATGGTTCACCACTGCCTAACACGGGAAATGTGCAGAAACTAGGACAGGACATCACCGTGACAACTAGCCATAACGACAAGGTGCTATGGTGGCCAGAATGAGTCAACCAGCAGCCATGCta
The Engraulis encrasicolus isolate BLACKSEA-1 chromosome 12, IST_EnEncr_1.0, whole genome shotgun sequence DNA segment above includes these coding regions:
- the LOC134459669 gene encoding serine/arginine-rich splicing factor 9-like, whose product is MMDGRIYVGNLPMDVQERDIEDLFYNYGKIRDIELKNIRGTIPFAFVHFEDPRDVEDAVYGMNGYGFGDRKLRVEYPCSSGSKFSGPMMGGEPRGRFGPPSRRSKFRVIVTGLPPTGSWQDLKDHMREAGDVCFADVQRDGEGEGEGVVEFLRREDMDYALRLLDGTEFRSHQGETAYIRVMEERGSSWGRCRCRTRSRSSGCYSPPYQSSSRPSPPPRYNSPPRRMSRHCPPSRRLYSQHQSPPPRHYR